One region of Planctomycetota bacterium genomic DNA includes:
- a CDS encoding RpiB/LacA/LacB family sugar-phosphate isomerase, with protein MNESPSPLRLVVACDHRGFHAKQLVSAMLRDSGHTVDDLGCDGTAGCDYPDFAAPAARGVVGGKWDAAILLDGCGIGMSIVANKVPGCRAACAHDEVTARIGREHNHANVLCIGCDLISEQTLFSVIQTFLETAWGEGRHLRRITKIDTLEKEAATGAMRHAAG; from the coding sequence ATGAACGAAAGTCCCTCCCCACTGCGCCTGGTGGTCGCTTGTGACCATCGCGGGTTCCATGCGAAACAACTGGTCAGTGCGATGCTGCGCGACAGCGGGCACACGGTGGACGATCTGGGATGCGACGGCACCGCCGGCTGTGATTATCCCGACTTCGCCGCGCCGGCCGCACGGGGCGTGGTCGGGGGGAAATGGGACGCCGCGATTCTGCTCGACGGGTGTGGCATCGGTATGTCGATCGTCGCCAACAAAGTCCCAGGCTGCCGCGCCGCCTGTGCTCACGACGAGGTCACCGCCCGCATCGGCCGCGAGCACAATCACGCCAACGTTCTTTGCATCGGCTGCGACCTGATCAGCGAACAAACGCTGTTTTCCGTGATCCAGACCTTCCTGGAAACCGCCTGGGGCGAGGGTCGGCATCTGCGTCGCATCACGAAAATCGACACCCTCGAAAAGGAAGCCGCCACTGGCGCAATGCGCCACGCGGCGGGGTGA